A region from the Solibacillus sp. FSL H8-0523 genome encodes:
- a CDS encoding DMT family transporter yields MNKPPIHPYIPILIGVISVSLSAIFVKLASADAGVIAFYRMLFSVLIMLPWFLMKYRHEVKDLSKRDWIFSAIAGVFLAFHFILWFESLNYTSVASSTVLVTMQPLFAFLGTYLFFKEKITFKTFVAGGIAIIGSVLIGWGDFKVSGSALYGDLLALVACALVTGYLLFGQDVRKRLSLVTYTMVVYSISTITLFFYIIVKGESFGPYVAMDWFWFVLLAIIPNLLGHNLFNWSLKWVSTNVISIAILFEPVGAAVLAIVIFNEYLTATQIIGGIIVITGIMMFVVDPKKYFSKKA; encoded by the coding sequence ATGAACAAACCACCTATTCATCCGTATATTCCAATTCTAATTGGTGTAATATCTGTTTCCCTTTCTGCGATTTTTGTAAAACTAGCGAGTGCAGATGCAGGCGTCATTGCATTTTATCGTATGCTTTTCTCGGTATTGATTATGCTACCGTGGTTTTTAATGAAGTATCGACATGAAGTGAAGGATTTATCGAAACGTGATTGGATTTTTTCTGCGATTGCGGGTGTATTTTTAGCGTTCCATTTTATTTTGTGGTTTGAATCGTTGAACTATACATCGGTTGCCAGTTCAACTGTACTTGTAACGATGCAACCGTTATTTGCCTTTTTGGGAACGTACTTATTCTTTAAAGAAAAGATCACATTCAAAACGTTTGTAGCTGGAGGTATTGCCATTATAGGAAGTGTACTCATTGGTTGGGGAGACTTTAAAGTTAGTGGCTCTGCTTTATATGGGGATCTGTTAGCGCTAGTAGCGTGCGCTCTTGTAACTGGTTATTTATTATTTGGTCAAGATGTTCGTAAGCGATTATCACTGGTGACATATACGATGGTTGTCTACTCAATTAGTACGATTACATTATTCTTCTATATAATTGTAAAAGGTGAATCATTTGGGCCTTATGTAGCGATGGATTGGTTCTGGTTTGTTTTGTTAGCCATTATTCCAAACTTATTAGGACATAATTTATTCAATTGGTCACTGAAATGGGTGAGTACAAATGTTATCTCAATCGCGATATTATTTGAACCAGTAGGCGCGGCCGTTTTAGCAATCGTTATCTTTAATGAATATTTAACAGCAACACAAATTATCGGAGGAATCATTGTTATTACTGGGATTATGATGTTTGTTGTGGATCCTAAAAAATATTTTTCAAAAAAAGCTTGA
- a CDS encoding MgtC/SapB family protein: MEWLTNNQFTIEISIKLLIAATLSLIIGIERELKKKPVGLKTSMVIATFSCLLTIISIETAYSTPARPDINITMDPLRLAAQIVSGIGFLGAGVILRKGNDSITGLTTAAMIWGAAAIGIAVGAGFYIHAFITVVIVVIGIEVIAPLLMKFGPKRLRMREVKLVIITEQAERIKDLIDYMKEHDMHIENLSIRDVPASEKLLHEIDMRFSTVEANHTLSLYNRLRKLPFVKNIKIEYLD; encoded by the coding sequence ATGGAATGGTTAACAAATAATCAATTTACCATTGAAATTTCAATTAAATTATTAATTGCTGCTACACTGAGTTTAATTATTGGGATAGAAAGGGAACTTAAAAAGAAGCCGGTTGGATTAAAGACAAGTATGGTCATTGCTACATTCAGTTGCTTACTAACAATCATATCTATTGAAACTGCGTATTCAACACCCGCGCGACCTGATATTAATATTACGATGGACCCCTTGCGCTTAGCTGCACAAATTGTGAGCGGGATTGGTTTTTTAGGTGCTGGAGTCATTTTACGTAAAGGTAATGACAGCATTACTGGGCTTACGACAGCAGCTATGATTTGGGGAGCTGCAGCGATTGGAATTGCCGTTGGTGCTGGGTTTTACATACATGCCTTTATCACAGTTGTTATCGTTGTTATTGGAATCGAAGTAATAGCACCGCTTCTCATGAAGTTCGGGCCAAAGCGATTGCGTATGCGTGAGGTAAAGCTTGTTATTATTACCGAGCAAGCAGAGCGCATTAAAGATTTGATTGATTATATGAAGGAACACGATATGCACATCGAAAATTTATCCATTCGTGATGTGCCGGCTTCTGAAAAACTTCTACATGAAATCGATATGCGTTTTTCAACAGTGGAAGCAAACCATACACTTTCGCTATACAACCGACTTCGCAAGTTACCATTTGTAAAAAACATTAAAATCGAGTATTTAGATTAA
- a CDS encoding cation diffusion facilitator family transporter: protein MGELFGLLKGGNRPSLLAAFINTFLGIIKGVAFFFTGNVAMFAEMMHSFGDAANQFFVFIGSALSKKAPTPRFPNGYGRIVNLVCLGAVLIVAILSYETIKEGWHHFMHPATESSGIWIALAVLALGFVLELFVLHKAAKEILHEVGVEPKGIPIIQSIPYLNRAKPATKLVWMEDLVATSGNLLAFLAIIIAYFTGFYRLEGLVSMIIGLMMFYVVGRVFLDNARGAIGETDEEMLVHIGNLVIQDPNVTDIARLEVVKEGEFLHVELVAETDPNLSLAYLDDVRDHLTQLLLNQKGVTKVTMAFDEDDGERKWTHTATKPEQEKGMI from the coding sequence ATGGGAGAATTATTTGGCTTATTAAAGGGTGGCAATCGACCGTCCCTCTTAGCAGCATTTATTAACACTTTTTTAGGAATCATTAAAGGCGTGGCATTTTTCTTTACCGGCAATGTCGCGATGTTTGCAGAAATGATGCACTCCTTTGGGGATGCAGCCAACCAATTTTTTGTATTTATTGGTTCGGCTCTTTCAAAAAAGGCACCAACACCAAGGTTCCCAAATGGTTATGGGCGTATTGTTAACTTAGTATGTTTAGGCGCCGTTTTAATTGTAGCGATCCTTTCCTACGAGACAATTAAAGAAGGTTGGCATCACTTCATGCATCCAGCTACAGAATCATCAGGTATTTGGATTGCATTAGCCGTTTTAGCACTTGGTTTTGTTTTAGAATTATTCGTGTTGCACAAAGCGGCAAAAGAAATTTTACATGAAGTAGGTGTAGAACCAAAAGGCATTCCTATTATTCAGTCTATACCCTATTTAAACCGCGCTAAGCCAGCAACGAAGCTTGTTTGGATGGAAGATTTAGTTGCGACTTCGGGGAATTTATTAGCGTTCTTAGCAATCATTATTGCGTATTTCACTGGATTTTATCGTTTAGAGGGGCTTGTATCAATGATTATCGGGCTTATGATGTTTTACGTAGTAGGCCGCGTATTTTTAGATAACGCTCGCGGGGCTATTGGTGAAACGGACGAAGAGATGCTTGTGCATATTGGGAATCTTGTTATACAAGATCCAAATGTAACCGACATCGCGCGCTTAGAAGTGGTTAAAGAGGGTGAATTTTTACATGTAGAGTTGGTTGCGGAAACGGATCCGAATCTTTCACTCGCTTATTTAGATGATGTACGTGATCATTTAACGCAATTACTCCTAAACCAAAAAGGCGTTACAAAAGTAACAATGGCCTTTGATGAGGATGACGGGGAGCGTAAATGGACACATACCGCTACAAAGCCTGAACAAGAAAAGGGCATGATTTAA
- the ltrA gene encoding group II intron reverse transcriptase/maturase translates to MMLNQILERQNMIQALKRVEANKGSHGVDMMPVQTVRQHILENWHTIKSQILDGTYEPQPVRRVEIPKPDGGVRLLGIPTVTDRLIQQAISQILSKEYDPTFSDHSYGFRPNRSAHDAVRKAKGYLKEGYRWVIDMDLEKFFDKVNHDRLMATLAKRISDKPLLILIRKYLQAGVMINGVVSSTEEGTPQGGPLSPLLSNIVLDELDKELEKRGHKFVRYADDCNIYVKTERAGIRVMASVQRFIEGKLRLKVNEKKSAVDRPWNRKFLGFSFTHHKEPKVRIAKSSLIRMKKKIREITSRKMPYSIEYRIEKLNQYLIGWCGYFALADTYSIFKALDGWIKRRLRMCLWKNWKNPRTRVRNLIRLKVPYGKAYEWGNTRKGYWRISNSPILHRTLGNSYWESQGLKSLQVRYETLRYSS, encoded by the coding sequence GTGATGTTGAATCAAATTTTGGAGCGACAAAACATGATACAAGCATTAAAGCGAGTAGAAGCGAATAAAGGAAGCCACGGAGTAGACATGATGCCCGTACAAACCGTACGACAGCACATCCTCGAAAATTGGCATACGATTAAATCGCAGATTTTAGATGGTACCTATGAACCGCAGCCAGTCCGTCGTGTCGAAATCCCGAAACCAGATGGCGGTGTGCGCTTATTAGGAATACCAACTGTGACAGACCGTTTGATTCAACAAGCCATCTCGCAGATTTTATCAAAAGAATATGACCCAACATTTTCAGACCACAGTTATGGCTTTCGTCCAAATCGAAGCGCTCATGATGCGGTCAGAAAAGCGAAAGGCTATTTAAAAGAGGGCTATCGATGGGTGATTGATATGGATTTGGAGAAATTCTTTGATAAGGTCAACCATGACCGTCTAATGGCAACATTAGCAAAACGAATTTCAGATAAACCATTATTAATACTGATTCGTAAATACCTCCAAGCGGGTGTCATGATAAATGGAGTAGTTTCAAGTACAGAAGAAGGGACACCTCAAGGTGGTCCTTTAAGTCCTTTACTTTCTAATATCGTCTTAGACGAACTCGATAAAGAATTAGAGAAACGTGGACATAAATTCGTTCGATACGCAGATGACTGTAATATTTATGTGAAAACAGAGCGTGCAGGAATACGGGTAATGGCAAGTGTACAGCGATTTATCGAAGGAAAACTTCGCCTGAAAGTAAATGAAAAGAAATCAGCGGTAGACCGTCCGTGGAACCGTAAATTCCTAGGCTTCAGTTTTACACATCATAAAGAACCGAAAGTTCGCATTGCGAAATCAAGCCTCATACGAATGAAGAAGAAAATACGAGAAATTACCTCAAGAAAGATGCCTTATTCCATCGAATACAGAATCGAAAAGTTGAATCAATATCTGATAGGTTGGTGTGGCTACTTCGCTCTAGCGGATACGTACTCCATATTTAAAGCATTAGATGGCTGGATTAAACGAAGATTACGTATGTGTTTGTGGAAGAATTGGAAGAACCCCCGAACAAGAGTCAGAAATCTCATTCGTCTAAAAGTACCTTACGGGAAAGCATACGAGTGGGGAAATACCCGAAAAGGGTACTGGCGCATTTCAAATAGCCCCATATTACACAGAACCCTCGGCAATTCCTATTGGGAAAGCCAAGGGCTGAAAAGTCTGCAAGTTCGTTACGAAACTTTGCGTTATTCATCTTAA
- a CDS encoding iron-containing alcohol dehydrogenase, whose translation MNAFSFYNPVKIHFGKGSIEHLRNELPQYGKNILIVYGGGSIKTNGVYGDIQAILSDLNMNVFELAGVEPNPRVETARKGIAICKENNIDIVLAIGGGSVIDCSKLIVAGAKLDADAWDIVMKKVMATEALPLATVLTLAATASEMNSGSVITNLETKEKFGWGSPACFPKFSILDPAYTYSVPANQTVNGVVDTMSHIFEQYFNNATNTPITDEMSEGILRTLIDVAPKALKDPTNYEHRETLMLAGTLGLNGFLALGSRGDWATHNIEHAVSAYYDIAHAGGLAILFPNWMKHNVHINPARFAKVAVNVFGIDAAGKTEEQVALEGIDALSAFWTSIGAPSRLADYEIDSTHFNEMVKHCLVNGPFGNFNKLQAEDVRKILEMSL comes from the coding sequence ATGAACGCATTTTCATTTTATAATCCAGTAAAAATTCACTTTGGTAAAGGAAGCATTGAGCACCTACGTAATGAGCTTCCACAGTACGGCAAAAACATATTAATCGTATACGGTGGCGGCAGCATTAAAACAAACGGTGTATACGGGGACATTCAGGCGATTTTAAGCGATTTAAATATGAATGTGTTTGAATTGGCAGGTGTCGAACCAAACCCACGTGTTGAAACAGCACGTAAAGGGATTGCAATCTGTAAGGAAAACAACATCGACATCGTATTAGCAATAGGTGGCGGTTCGGTAATCGACTGTTCAAAACTAATCGTCGCTGGGGCAAAACTAGACGCGGATGCATGGGACATTGTAATGAAAAAGGTAATGGCAACAGAAGCTTTACCACTAGCAACAGTGTTAACATTAGCAGCAACTGCATCTGAGATGAATTCTGGTTCGGTTATTACAAATTTAGAGACGAAGGAAAAATTCGGCTGGGGTAGTCCGGCATGCTTCCCGAAATTCTCAATTTTAGATCCAGCGTATACGTATTCCGTACCAGCCAATCAAACAGTTAACGGTGTCGTGGATACGATGTCACATATTTTCGAGCAATATTTCAACAATGCAACGAACACGCCAATTACGGATGAAATGAGCGAAGGTATTTTACGTACTTTAATTGACGTAGCACCAAAAGCATTAAAGGACCCAACAAACTATGAGCACCGCGAGACATTAATGCTTGCAGGGACACTTGGCTTAAATGGTTTCTTAGCATTAGGTTCACGTGGTGACTGGGCAACGCATAATATTGAGCATGCGGTATCGGCTTATTATGACATCGCGCATGCAGGTGGATTAGCGATCCTTTTCCCGAACTGGATGAAGCATAATGTCCATATCAACCCAGCGCGTTTTGCGAAAGTAGCAGTGAATGTATTCGGTATTGACGCAGCAGGTAAAACAGAGGAGCAAGTTGCGTTAGAAGGAATCGACGCACTCTCAGCGTTTTGGACGTCAATCGGCGCACCAAGTCGCTTAGCAGATTACGAGATTGATTCAACGCACTTTAATGAAATGGTGAAGCATTGCTTGGTAAACGGCCCATTCGGCAACTTTAATAAGTTACAAGCTGAGGACGTACGCAAAATTTTAGAAATGTCTTTATAA
- a CDS encoding Glu/Leu/Phe/Val dehydrogenase produces MAENLNLFTSTQEVIHEALNKLGYDEAMYNLLKEPLRMLTVRIPVKMDDGSTKVFTGYRAQHNDAVGPTKGGVRFHPMVSEEEVKALSMWMTLKCGIVDLPYGGGKGGVICDPREMSMGEIERLSRGYVRAIKQFVGPTKDIPAPDVFTNAQIMAWMMDEYSRMDEFNSPGFITGKPIVLGGSQGRDRATAEGVTIVIEQAAKKRGIDVKGARVVIQGFGNAGSFLAKFMSDLGAKVIGISDAHGALHDPNGLDIDYLLDRRDSFGTVTTLFENTISNKELLELDCDILVPAAIENQITAENAHNIKANIVVEAANGPTTAEATKILTERGILLVPDVLASAGGVTVSYFEWVQNNMGYYWTEEEIREKLYAKMVTAFDNVYTTAQNRNINMRLAAYMVGVRRTAEASRFRGWV; encoded by the coding sequence ATGGCTGAAAATTTAAACTTGTTCACATCAACCCAAGAAGTAATACATGAGGCATTAAATAAACTTGGTTATGACGAAGCGATGTACAACCTATTAAAGGAACCACTTCGCATGTTGACAGTACGTATTCCTGTGAAAATGGATGATGGGTCGACAAAAGTATTCACTGGTTACCGTGCGCAACATAATGATGCAGTAGGACCTACTAAGGGCGGGGTACGCTTCCATCCGATGGTTAGTGAAGAGGAAGTGAAAGCGCTTTCTATGTGGATGACATTAAAATGTGGTATCGTGGATCTTCCGTATGGTGGCGGTAAAGGTGGCGTTATTTGTGACCCACGTGAAATGTCGATGGGCGAGATTGAACGATTAAGCCGTGGTTATGTACGCGCAATTAAACAATTCGTTGGGCCGACAAAGGATATTCCAGCACCGGACGTATTTACAAACGCGCAAATCATGGCGTGGATGATGGATGAATACAGCCGTATGGACGAGTTTAACTCACCAGGGTTCATTACAGGTAAGCCAATCGTACTTGGTGGCTCACAAGGCCGCGATCGTGCAACTGCAGAAGGTGTAACGATTGTTATTGAACAAGCAGCGAAAAAACGTGGCATCGATGTGAAGGGAGCACGTGTGGTTATTCAAGGTTTTGGTAACGCAGGAAGCTTCTTGGCAAAATTCATGAGTGATTTAGGTGCAAAAGTAATCGGTATTTCAGATGCACATGGTGCCCTACACGATCCGAACGGTTTAGATATCGACTATTTATTAGATCGTCGTGATTCATTCGGTACGGTAACAACATTATTCGAAAATACGATTTCAAATAAAGAACTATTAGAGTTAGACTGTGACATTTTAGTGCCAGCTGCGATTGAAAACCAAATTACAGCAGAAAACGCACATAATATTAAAGCAAACATTGTTGTGGAAGCGGCAAACGGTCCAACAACAGCAGAAGCAACAAAAATCTTAACAGAGCGTGGTATTCTTTTAGTACCAGACGTATTAGCATCAGCAGGTGGCGTAACTGTATCATACTTCGAGTGGGTACAAAACAACATGGGCTACTACTGGACAGAAGAAGAAATTCGTGAAAAATTATATGCGAAGATGGTAACGGCATTTGACAATGTATATACAACAGCTCAAAACCGTAACATTAACATGCGCTTAGCTGCCTATATGGTAGGTGTACGTCGCACTGCAGAAGCATCACGCTTCCGTGGTTGGGTATAA
- the yugI gene encoding S1 domain-containing post-transcriptional regulator GSP13 — protein MVKKIEVGDVLTGKVTGVQPYGAFVALDEQTQGLVHISEITYGFVKDVNDFLSVGEDIQVKVLEVDEEQKKISLSIRELQEAPYYRKKESQPRRSLQDRVDEVDADGFKILKDKLKDWIEQSGH, from the coding sequence ATGGTAAAAAAAATTGAAGTAGGTGACGTGCTAACCGGTAAAGTAACAGGAGTCCAACCATACGGAGCTTTTGTCGCTTTAGATGAACAGACGCAAGGTCTCGTGCATATATCAGAAATTACTTACGGATTTGTAAAAGATGTGAATGACTTTCTATCGGTAGGGGAAGATATTCAAGTAAAGGTGCTTGAAGTCGATGAAGAACAAAAGAAAATCAGCTTATCGATTCGCGAACTTCAAGAAGCACCGTATTATCGCAAAAAAGAGTCGCAACCTCGACGTTCCTTGCAAGATCGTGTGGATGAGGTCGATGCAGACGGATTTAAAATTTTAAAAGACAAATTAAAGGACTGGATTGAACAATCGGGCCATTAA
- a CDS encoding sodium-dependent transporter, with protein MSSRDQFTSKIGFILAAAGSAIGLGAIWKFPYMAGTNGGSVFILLFILCTVIIGLPILIAEFMIGRRGQKDPITSFKEQAPGKPWYMIGWIGLVACGLILSFYSVVGGWILSYIGRALTFSLTGKDVDFGALFSDIIANPWEVLLAQAAFMLLTLLIVQAGIKKGIEAASKWMMPLLFIFFILLFIRSITLDGAIEGVKFMFIPDWSYFNGETLILALGQAFFSLSIGVAAMITYASYLSRKEKIVTSAINVATMNIAISLLAGLVIFPAVFALGFSPTEGPGLVFIMIPAVFEQLPFGSALLLVFFILLLFATVTSAIALLEVVVSMGIREKSESRKKASWLFAAIIFIVGIPSALSFGLLSDVSIFDRSIFDFVDYFTSAILMPIGALLTSIFAGYHYSKNISREEMQTSPVIYHIWYFIVRYLAPICIIAIFVNKVFFS; from the coding sequence TTGTCATCTAGAGATCAATTCACATCTAAGATTGGATTCATTTTAGCTGCTGCTGGTAGTGCAATCGGATTAGGGGCGATTTGGAAGTTCCCTTACATGGCCGGCACAAATGGTGGTAGTGTTTTTATTTTATTATTCATTTTATGTACAGTCATTATCGGGCTACCGATTTTAATTGCAGAATTTATGATAGGGCGTCGCGGTCAAAAAGATCCGATTACGTCATTTAAAGAGCAAGCACCAGGGAAGCCTTGGTACATGATTGGTTGGATCGGTCTTGTTGCTTGTGGATTAATTTTATCGTTCTATAGCGTAGTTGGTGGATGGATTTTAAGTTATATCGGCCGCGCACTGACATTTTCATTAACAGGAAAAGACGTTGATTTTGGCGCACTATTTTCAGATATTATTGCAAATCCTTGGGAAGTGTTGCTTGCACAAGCCGCATTTATGCTACTTACGTTATTGATTGTACAAGCTGGAATTAAAAAAGGCATTGAAGCAGCGAGTAAGTGGATGATGCCGCTGTTATTTATTTTCTTCATTTTACTATTCATTCGTTCAATTACATTAGACGGTGCAATCGAAGGCGTGAAATTCATGTTCATTCCAGATTGGTCGTACTTTAATGGAGAAACATTAATTTTAGCGCTTGGTCAGGCATTCTTCTCGTTAAGTATTGGGGTAGCAGCGATGATTACATACGCCTCGTATTTATCGCGTAAAGAAAAGATTGTTACTTCTGCGATAAACGTGGCGACAATGAACATCGCGATTTCATTACTTGCTGGTTTAGTTATTTTCCCAGCAGTATTCGCGCTTGGCTTCTCGCCAACTGAAGGACCTGGACTCGTATTTATAATGATTCCGGCTGTCTTTGAGCAATTACCGTTTGGTAGCGCACTATTACTGGTGTTCTTTATTCTATTATTATTCGCAACTGTCACATCAGCCATCGCTTTACTAGAAGTTGTTGTCTCGATGGGAATTCGCGAAAAAAGCGAATCGCGTAAAAAAGCATCTTGGCTGTTTGCGGCCATTATTTTCATCGTTGGGATTCCGAGCGCCCTATCATTTGGACTTTTATCTGACGTTTCAATTTTTGACCGTTCGATTTTCGACTTTGTTGATTATTTTACAAGTGCCATTTTAATGCCTATTGGTGCCTTGTTAACATCGATTTTTGCGGGCTATCATTACTCGAAAAATATTTCACGTGAAGAAATGCAAACATCACCTGTGATTTATCATATTTGGTACTTTATCGTGCGTTACTTAGCGCCAATCTGTATCATCGCTATCTTCGTTAATAAAGTATTCTTTAGCTAA
- a CDS encoding helix-turn-helix transcriptional regulator translates to MKLALHEQLKLLRLEKNLTIEELSKKTQIGVEKLTAFENGDQTPSTQTMLLLSTILQVPVSNLVDGTTNVS, encoded by the coding sequence ATGAAACTTGCACTTCATGAACAACTAAAGCTATTACGTTTAGAAAAAAATTTGACGATTGAAGAGCTTTCAAAGAAAACCCAAATCGGTGTTGAAAAATTAACAGCCTTTGAAAACGGTGACCAAACCCCTTCAACACAAACCATGCTCTTATTATCAACAATTTTACAAGTACCCGTTTCCAACTTAGTAGATGGCACCACAAATGTATCTTAA
- a CDS encoding DUF1871 family protein has product MENVEMNQKCVQLLLDWDPFSLGQGSYETETADVVAALQGIDDPSELAKVIQTVYEYSYEQWIPFENCVAISYKLIAVKFEAKCII; this is encoded by the coding sequence ATGGAAAATGTGGAAATGAACCAGAAGTGTGTCCAGCTATTACTTGATTGGGATCCATTTAGCTTAGGGCAAGGAAGTTATGAAACGGAGACTGCAGATGTTGTTGCGGCATTACAAGGAATTGACGACCCATCTGAGCTAGCAAAAGTCATTCAAACCGTTTATGAATACTCTTACGAACAATGGATTCCGTTTGAAAATTGCGTCGCGATTTCCTACAAATTAATCGCCGTGAAATTCGAAGCAAAATGTATTATTTAA
- a CDS encoding MalY/PatB family protein, translating to MSFFNEIHERKGSSSIKLDKMRDVYNLEDTSKLLPMWIADMDFPAPPVVSEAITERLKHPIFGYTYANCDVKDAVVNWYQTRHNWTIDSETILFQPGVVPAIAAIIETFTNKNDKIGMVTPAYPPFVNVPSAQQREVVTCELTEQNGHYTLDFDKLESMFKSGIAMFILCNPHNPIGIVWSKEELEQLVALCIKYDVYLLADEIHADILITKTYTPTLTVKDADKAKIITCIAPTKTFNIAGIHAAMMVVPNKELFTALEADAQAHGQLGLNIFACTTVEAVYTKGAPWLDELLPYLKTNMEYVVNELNALPGIHTTVPEATYLMWIDYRETGLDEQEMMERLLHKGFVALDPGTKYGEAGRGFLRMNVASPFDLVKQGVDGIKKALQ from the coding sequence ATGTCATTTTTTAACGAAATTCATGAGCGCAAGGGTTCTAGCTCGATTAAATTGGATAAAATGCGCGATGTTTACAACTTAGAAGATACATCGAAGCTATTACCAATGTGGATTGCTGACATGGACTTCCCCGCACCACCTGTCGTAAGTGAAGCAATTACAGAACGCTTAAAGCACCCTATTTTTGGTTATACGTACGCAAACTGCGATGTGAAAGATGCTGTCGTGAACTGGTATCAAACACGTCATAACTGGACAATCGATTCCGAAACCATCTTATTCCAACCAGGTGTTGTGCCTGCAATCGCTGCAATCATTGAAACCTTTACGAACAAAAACGATAAAATCGGCATGGTAACACCTGCCTATCCACCATTTGTGAACGTCCCATCTGCCCAGCAGCGTGAAGTTGTAACATGTGAGCTAACAGAGCAAAATGGGCATTATACGTTAGATTTCGACAAACTCGAAAGCATGTTTAAATCGGGCATTGCGATGTTTATTTTATGTAACCCACATAACCCAATTGGCATCGTTTGGAGCAAAGAAGAGCTAGAGCAACTTGTCGCGTTATGTATTAAATATGACGTGTATTTACTTGCCGATGAAATTCATGCGGATATTTTAATTACAAAAACATACACGCCTACATTAACAGTTAAGGATGCTGACAAAGCCAAAATCATCACTTGTATCGCACCTACAAAAACCTTCAACATCGCTGGTATTCATGCAGCAATGATGGTTGTACCAAATAAAGAGCTCTTTACTGCTTTAGAAGCAGACGCGCAAGCACACGGGCAGCTCGGTTTGAATATTTTCGCCTGTACAACGGTAGAGGCCGTGTACACAAAAGGCGCTCCGTGGTTAGATGAGCTGTTACCTTATTTAAAGACGAATATGGAATATGTCGTAAATGAACTAAATGCATTACCTGGCATTCACACAACAGTTCCTGAAGCAACGTACTTAATGTGGATTGATTACCGCGAAACAGGTCTTGACGAACAAGAGATGATGGAACGTCTACTACATAAAGGGTTTGTTGCACTGGATCCAGGTACAAAATACGGCGAAGCAGGTCGCGGCTTCCTCCGTATGAATGTTGCCTCTCCGTTTGATTTAGTAAAGCAAGGCGTTGACGGGATTAAAAAAGCTTTGCAATAA
- a CDS encoding peptidylprolyl isomerase produces MFPQLAKELNPGEVLVEMNTTMGSIKIKLFPQHAPKTVENFLGHAKAGYYNGIIFHRVIPKFMIQGGDPTGTGMGGESIWGGSFEDECVEALIHLRGALSMANAGPNTNGSQFFIVQNPSLDVAMLKQMEVRGWSKEEVALYKEVGGTPTLDGKHTVFGQVIEGMEVVDKIANVDRNMHDKPKEDVKIESITIID; encoded by the coding sequence ATGTTTCCACAATTAGCAAAAGAATTAAATCCAGGTGAAGTATTAGTAGAAATGAACACAACAATGGGTTCAATTAAAATTAAATTATTCCCACAACATGCACCAAAAACAGTTGAAAACTTTTTAGGTCACGCAAAAGCTGGCTACTATAACGGCATTATTTTCCACCGTGTTATTCCAAAGTTTATGATTCAAGGTGGCGACCCAACTGGTACAGGTATGGGCGGCGAATCAATTTGGGGCGGTTCATTTGAAGATGAGTGTGTAGAAGCGTTAATTCACTTACGCGGCGCATTATCAATGGCAAATGCGGGACCAAATACAAACGGTTCTCAATTCTTCATCGTTCAAAACCCATCACTTGATGTAGCAATGTTAAAACAAATGGAAGTTCGCGGCTGGTCTAAAGAAGAAGTAGCACTTTACAAAGAAGTAGGCGGTACACCAACGTTAGACGGTAAACATACAGTATTCGGACAAGTAATCGAAGGTATGGAAGTTGTTGACAAAATTGCGAACGTTGACCGAAATATGCACGATAAACCAAAAGAAGATGTTAAGATTGAGTCAATCACAATTATTGACTAA